A stretch of DNA from Oxobacter pfennigii:
GCCGACTCGGAGACATTATACTACAGCACCCTTAAGAACTGAATATTCCGGTTCAGATTACATCACCTGTCCGGTCGTTGGAAATCAACATTCCGATATATAGGAAATCAGCTTTCTGGTTACCAGAAAGCATATAGTACAAGCTTTATAATTTATTTATACATCTCAAGATGTAAATAAATTATAAGGAGGTCATTTCTATGACCAAATACCGAGAAATCCTTAGACTACATAGTCTTGGATTTACACAACGCAACATCATGCTAAGCTGTGGTGTTGCACAAAAAACAGTTGTGAAAGTCTTGCGGCGCGCCAATGAATTAAACCTTAACTGGCCACTTGACGCAAATATCACAGATACTGTTTTAGAAGGGATGATGTTTCCAAAATCAGATAAGGACATCGGTATCAAAAGGAAGCCTGATTTTGGCTACATCCATAAAGAACTCCTAAAAAACGGTGTCAGCAAAAAACTCTTATGGACTGAATACATGGAGAACTGCCGCTTAAACGGTGAAGAAGCACTCATGTATTCCCAATTCTGCTATTATATCCAACAGGATGAGCAGAAACGACGTGCTACTATGCATATCAACCGTAAACCTGGAGAACAGGTTGAGGTTGACTGGGCAGGAGATATCGCTCATATTACCGACCCTGATACCGGAGAAATCATCAATGCATATATTTTCGTTGGTGTTATGACATACAGCCAGTATGCCTATGTAGAAGCATTTATCAATGAAAAACAGCGAGCATGGATAAC
This window harbors:
- a CDS encoding transposase, with amino-acid sequence MTKYREILRLHSLGFTQRNIMLSCGVAQKTVVKVLRRANELNLNWPLDANITDTVLEGMMFPKSDKDIGIKRKPDFGYIHKELLKNGVSKKLLWTEYMENCRLNGEEALMYSQFCYYIQQDEQKRRATMHINRKPGEQVEVDWAGDIAHITDPDTGEIINAYIFVGVMTYSQYAYVEAFINEKQRAWIT